The Candidatus Bathyarchaeia archaeon genome has a segment encoding these proteins:
- a CDS encoding M81 family metallopeptidase, with product MREVVGEDMPIAVSLDLHGNISRELAEKTDVITGFRTAPHTDSTQTKIRALMHLIECVKKGLKPRNVIIKVPIVLLDEFAVTHILRVLNNLEAISQHQHLSRTFI from the coding sequence ATCAGGGAAGTTGTCGGTGAGGATATGCCGATAGCGGTAAGCTTAGATCTGCATGGAAATATTTCAAGGGAGTTAGCTGAGAAAACTGATGTTATAACAGGTTTCCGGACAGCTCCGCACACAGACTCAACGCAGACTAAAATTAGAGCTTTAATGCACCTCATCGAATGCGTTAAGAAGGGATTAAAGCCCCGAAACGTGATAATTAAGGTGCCCATAGTTCTGCTGGACGAATTCGCCGTAACCCATATATTACGAGTTTTAAACAACCTTGAAGCCATTTCCCAGCACCAGCATCTGAGCCGAACATTCATTTAA